The genomic stretch AACTCAGAAATTGCACAATACCTCAAAGACGCTGGAGCTGAAAGAGCCAAAAAGGACATAGCCGGCAGCGATTGGTTGTCTAGGAAAAGGGAGACACTAATGGTGGTGGCCTCACTAATTGCAACAATGGCATTTCAAGCTGGGGTAAGCCCCGCCGGAGGTGTTTGGCAAGACGACTCGTTACCAGGTGCAGAACCACATACTGCAGGAAAAGCGGTGATGGCAtataaacatccaagatacTATCGAAACTTCATCAGAACTAATACGGTAGCCTTTGTTTCATCTCTCAGCACAATTTTGTTTCTCATCAGTGGATTACCCTTCAGGCACAGGTTCTTCATGTGGGCTTTGATGGTGATCATGTGGTTGACGATTTCAGCCATCGCTACAGCTTATGGCATATCGATTGCTATAGTAACTCCAAAGGATCACAGGAAACAGCTGAGCCATGTAATTGAGACTGCAGTCACGGTGTGGTGTGGTGTGATGGCGCTCTTGCTGCTGGGAAACACGATGCGATTGGCAAACAGGTGGCTGAAACGTCGTGGTATAGATTTGTTCAAGAAAGTAAGACATCGGAATCGGGATGTTCAACCACAAACCAACCATAACCAAGAAAATCTGCAACAAATACATTGCAGTTGATTTTTATGTACTATCCTGCAATTCCAATTCTAATCTTCTGTAGATTGTACAACTTAGTTTGTAATATTTTTAAGATGAGCAAAAGAATTGGTGAAAATCCATCTATGTTTTGTAAGTGTGAGAGAATTATAAACGTAATTAAGTCCTAATTTGGAAGGACGTGGGGAACCTTCTTTAACCATATGGAGCCGAACTTTTGCTGGAAGATATGAATCTTCTTGGAATCATTTGGAAGAATTATTGCATTTATAAAGGGATTTTGTCAAATTCATGAACTTAACACTGGGAACATAGACTTGCAGAGTTTTACTAAAGAGAAAGGGAACAGGAAAACAGAGAGTTTTGTCTGtgaattttaagtgtaaaaaGGAGCAGAAATTAAGCATATTTGCTAGCTAGTTCACACGACTGGAGTAATGGACAATAGCTGCCAATTAGTTTCACACTTTCACTGCTGCACTAAAACATAAACTGGAGCAAAGGAGCCACCATTTGATATCTTCCAACAAAGTTTCCACACATCACAATCCATAACTATCTTCACTCTTCACAACTAAATTTTAGAAGAAGCTAAATTCGAACAACTGAATCCATAAAAGCAGAAGAATCCACAAAAGCATTGCAAACATTATCTagtttcttcaaaaaaaaaaaaaaaaggcactaGGAACCACAGATGACTCTAGCAGATCcctgaggaaaaaaaaagagagaaactaATACAAATTACAAAAGTTTAGGTTCTGTAAGACAAATATTAGCATTCAAAGAATTTAAAAGTGAAACAAAAGCACCAGGGCAAAATTGTGAAATTAATTTCACAATGCAAACCTTTGGCTTAGGTATAAAAGTTCACTGTTTAATAGAAAGAAACATCTGACTACTCATCATGATATAGATTTGAGTCGAAAAACAGCCAAAGCAAGAATTTGAAGCACCAAAACAGGGTAAAATGAATAAAGTAACTGCTTGGATTCAACAAAACATCCCAATTTAACGACAATATTATGCTGCATTTATCGaataagccaaaaaaaaaaaaaagaaaggcaatTTCAACTTTGATAATTGTACTCACATGTCATCAAGTAGAATGACCAGGCGAAGGTGATCTCATCTCACACATCAAGGCCCTTAGTGAATAACGATCTTGAGCCCCTCAATAccttcttcttcaatttttctGACTGATTCTTCAGTAGATTGTCCACAGAATTGCACCTCAATCTTCTGCAAGTTGGGAATATCAGCGAATTCAAAGGGGACTTCCTCAAGGTCCTTACAATTTCGCAACTCTAGGTGCTCAAGGTTGGGAAGGGGTTCAGCGGAGGCAGTCCACCTGGCAATGTTCAGACTGTCTAACTTCAAGAATTTGAGTTTGAGAAATTCGCCTTCATTCATTTCCCATTCGCTTCCCTCAAAGGCTCTGGAAACCAAATTTAGGACCTCAAGCTGTTCTAGTCCTCCGATAGCAGATATTCGATCCCATGGTAGGCGAAAATTGGAGAGTGTCAATTTCTTGAGATTCACTGGGAAGCTGAGTTCACCTGGATGTAGAGCCTTGCCTAAGTAAAATATCTTCAGCGACTCCGACTCTGTTAGCAACTCCAATCCCGGAAATTGATTGCAGTTTTCAGAAGAATCCCAGGATTCTTTGAATATGCACTTCAATTTGCAGAGATTGGACAACCTGCTTAAGATCTTCTCTGTATCTTTCCCATATGAAAAAGATGGTGAGGAAAGGGTAACTAAATTGGCTAACGCAGAGGAATTCTCAGGCTCATCTTCCAAGTCGAAGACAACTTGGTTATTTACATGGAGGTGCCTCAGGCTCGTCATGCACCAAATGGTACTTGGCAACAGAATTTTATCTGTCAATCCCTTAACAATAAAAGTCTCGAGTTTCCAGAGATTGGCAATTGAAGGTGGAATTGATTCCAGATCCCCACTAACAGCCAAATACCTCAACTGAATCAACAATTCGATTCCTTTAGGAAAAGACATACCAATGTTGATGCTCTCTAAATCCAACACCCTCAGAAGTTTGAAGCGGTGGGAAATGAAGGAGATATCATATGGACGTCTGGGGTTTGTGTCCGTGGTGGCAAAGAATATCAAGGAACGGGTTTGAGGACCGGAAGGGCTTGAGTTAACAAAATGCTTCCGTTTCAGATTGAAGAACAATCGGTGCTTCTCGTATGTTACAGGATTTGGAGGACGATACTCATAAAAATCAGAACCACCATCTACATCATCAAATACAGTATATGGTTCATCATACCTGGTGATCAGCTGTAGAAAGttctcttcttttgcttttgacaAGCACATTTGGCGCAGAAGATCATGGATGCGGCATGCTTTGGCCTGTCCCGTGGTTCCTTTTCTGGAAACTGTTACAAGGCTTCGGCCGATAAGATCCATCAAATAGTCCTCTGCAAGATCTTCTAAGCCTTCCAGCTTACTTTTCTGAATGAACCCTTCGGCTATCCACAACCTTATCAACTTGCGCACAGGAATATCTCTGTCCTCCAAAAATGCACCGATATATAGAAAGCATGCTTTTAAATGATCAGGCAAGTGCTCGTAACTTAACAGGAGGATCTCCATGCATGGCGTTTGTCGATCATCAACAATCCTTGAGCTTAAACTTTCTGCAATCGTCTTCCAaaccttttgtttcttttccgcCCTTTCAAGAAGACCAGCTATTGCAACAATTGCAAGAGGCAACCCCTTGCACTTTTCAGCAATTTCCTTCCCAACCTCCAATAGTTCCTCGGGACAATCACCATGAAATATCTTCATTTGTAACAACTTCCAACTTTCATCACTGGAAAATGGACGAAGGCTGTATGGATTAGTCTTTAGCTCGGCTTCCTCCAAGGACACACGGCTCGTCATCAAAATTCTACTGCCATTCTTATCATTTGGGAATGCCCTTTGTAATTCCCTCCAAGCTGTAGCATCCCAAACATCATCCATCACGATCAGATACTTTCTATTTTTCAAGCACTGGTACAACTTCATCTCCAAGTCTTCATCATTCATTTGGTGAATGCCATCCTTAAGCCCGGTATCGTTGCTTAAAATTTCGAGCAACAAATCCCTTTTATCATATTCTTGTGAAACAGAACACCATGCCCGAAAATAAAAACAACGTTCAACTCTGAgatcattgtaaacttttctgGCCAGAGTTGTCTTGCCAATGCCTGGCATACCAATAATAGAGATGATATCCAGCTCCAAAGATCCTCTTGTTAGTCGATCAATAGTATCTTTCATCTGGTCACCGAGACATACCACAGTTTCATCAATCTTAGGGGTCCTAGCTTGCATTAGTCTGGGGCTTGAGATCTTGGTGACTTTTGGAGCTCGGGCATCACAAGTTTTCCCCTCAAAAATTTGAGAGGCTTTTGTCTTGATAGATTTAATCTCTTGAAGAAGATCAGTAATCCATAACTGATGTTGCCAATGAGCACCAATTCCAACTTCTATCAAGTCGATGACATATTCCGCCTCATACGCCACATCGATAAAATGAGCAGCGAGGTCTTTCAAATCTGGATCCTGGCTATCTTGCTGAAGAATATTCATGAGAGACAATTTCAAAGACTCCAGATCCAACAGCATCTCTTCAATATGATGCTTCACTAAAGCTATTGACTTTGGATCACGTTGGTGCAGTTCCTTTATGTTATATAAGAGAGAATCAAGGAAGCCCGTCCTGTAAGTCTTCGGGATATGAGACTTATGAAAATGTGTCGACATCTCCCTTAGCTCTGACTTGATGAGTTCCATCTTGTGCAGCAAATTAGAGAACAAAATAATCCTTTTCTGGATGATCACTTCTGTCGTTTGCTCAAAAACAAACGAGTAAAAGAGAGATGTTACTCTCCTGGCAGCTGCTTCAAACTGTATGACGATTGAGTTCATTTCTGTTGTAATCTCCTTCAAGTGATTGCCAATAAACGCTTCAAACAACCCCAGCCCTTGATTAACAGTTTCAATTTGAAATTCTCCGAAGGCCATCAAACTTGCACCATTTTGCAACAACTGAGAAGCAACGGTTTCTGCTTTGGTAAAGACAACCTCCAAAAGCCATGCGTAAAGTAAACTCCTGGCCTCCTCTTCGGTAATTAGATTGGCATGAAAGGACTGATAAAGATTTTCTACTTTCTCAGTCTTTTCTTGAATAGTTGCAAAGGTTTCTTCCCCATCTTCTATCTTTGCCTGTGGCAGATACATTGTAAAGTTTCCAACGAAGTTCAAAACCTCCCTTAGGTCTTTAGTCTGACTCTTCTCCTTCATGAAGGTACTGCTGCTGCTCAGTATCAGTTGCTCCTTAAGAAAGACTTCTACTTTGAGAAGACAAATGAATAAGTATAACTCTTCCACATTGGCCGAGATTGATGCTGTTAATGGCAGCAGAACTTTTATTTCTTCTGAGAGACTCTGCATATCTTCACTGGATTCCTCTGGTTCATTAATAACAAAGGCTACCAAGGACTTCAACATCGGGAAAATTCCGTGTCCCTGTTCCCAATTTAAGAGAGAGCAGAGAAAGTAATCCGCCAAAGCTTCATTTCGGCCAGGGCTGATCTTGTTGAGAGATGTCAGGAAATTGAGAGTCAACTCCCAGAACTGTGGATTTTTGGGATCAATCTCGTGTTGTAGGAATATGAGATTGGACTCTAATACCTCTGGAGTAGTAGGATCAATCTCATGTTGAAGATACAGAGGATCAAGCGCCTTACTACTTTGTGCCGGAGTTTCATCGATTGCCCTGACCCAATAATGATAAGACTGATAAGCTATGCGTACAGCCAGAGACGCAACATGATTTAGGTAAATGTCAATCACAGTGTCGCTGCAGCTTTCGAACTCAAAATCCAGCACTCCAAGCAAGAAACTTTGGAGGGATGATACTTTGGTCGCCAGGGCATCCAGTTGTTCTTCTTGATCGTCATCAACAAATGCCCAGATGTATCTCAAAACCCCTTGTATGGACCGGAGGAACCTATCAAATTCAAAAGAATGGTCCAAGGAAGAAGTTTGAGATTCCAGTAAGCTAACTGAAAGCAGATGATGAAGAACTTGCCCGATTTCTGGCTTGAAAGGCTCAATCTTTTTCTCCAGCAAACGGAGCAAATGCAGAGCTTTCCGAGGCCTTTCTGGGATGAGATTCTGGGCACGAGCAATCACAAGTTCCTTTGCGATCTCGTCTGATGCAGCTTCAAGTTTGACGATGAGAGATCCCAAATTCTGCACCTTTTCTGCACCATGGATGCACCTGTGAATGTAAATCAGGATTCCTCTCAAACAGCTCCAATGGTCGAGTTGGAGGATGAGATTACCCAGTTTATGGTGCAATTCAGCGTGACCTGAAAAGTCTGCAGTTTGCCATTGGGCACGGAAATCCATTAAGGCAATTTCCAGTTGATCAAAATTGAAAAGGGAGAATTTGGAATCAGAAGCCATGTTCTGATGATTTGAACTATCTCTATGGGGAAATGCAAAGTGTTTCACTCTTTTACTGCTTCAGACAAGGGAATAATATTAGTCTTATATAGCAGTGCAAGTGGTATGGACATGTATTGATTTCTGGAGATTAGTAGAATCAATGGTTAggaatatttaatattttacatGAGAAACTGCCCACAAGAAAATTGAAAGCTTAGGAATTAATCTATTTTTGCTTCTAGATCATGATTATAGTAATGAGAAAGTTAGAATTAGCATGTTAAAGTCTACCTCCTACGGTGGAAAATGTAGAAGGGAACACTTTTTGGTTTCACATCTGCCAAATCCCAAGTACAAACAAGAACAAAACggatagaaaagaaaacaaggaatCAAATTCCCATGGTCGTTTCTTCTCTTGTTCAGACGATTCAATTGGGTTACACATTGATTGTTTTGTATAAAATTATTAAAAGGTAAATCGTTGAACACATCTCTCacattttgaaaaataaattttttcgtccctcacttttaaaagtataattttacatcccttacaaattcatattAATCAAATTTGGTCATAACCTAAGTTCCGATTAGTTTTTGGTTGGAATccatcattttttaagggcaaaattgtcaaatcaaattttattgaACCCGATTCATAGTTCCTCACATTtagcaaaaataaattttttcgtccccatatttttcaaaataaaattttccatCACAAAGCAAAAGCTCGCCACATTAGACATTacactcacacacacacacacagatatatatatatatatatatataaaatatgtaATAGGTAATCCCTTATTAGTTTAGGTTTTGATAGCTAAATCACCAATTATGAAAGTTCTAAATGTTAACTGAACTGTTAGCCACTTGAACAACCATTTGAACCAAATTCCAATTGGTTTCTTTATTTAAGTGATTAAGCAAATCCAGTTGAACACCTCGAGGCCGCAATGCCAAAATCAACATTTATTATTTGGATCAAGGGAacacatttttttaattttttttcgaATGTGTAACGTATGGAAGTAATTTtgaaccccccccccccccaaaaaaaaacacgtatattgtaatttttagaaacactttcacaaacctcccttgaggtttatgCTAGTTTTATACAGTACCCTCtatgtttaaaaaattacacctaccttCCCTCAAGAtgtaaaacaacaaaaataatcTTCATGAATTACTCAATTTAATATTCCATGAAGTGAAGTAAtacatatttaaaattaaagttaacaaattgttaaaaaaaatgagaaaaaacaaagaggaaCAAAGAGTCAAAGATTCTCTCTTGTCCTAACTACTCGAAACAGCTCAATCCAAGTTTACTTAATATTgtagtaatttggaaaaaaaattctagattcCTACAAAAATAGGTTACTTTCGATTAGTATCCATTATTCTAGATTCCTACTCAATTAGTatccaagttttttttttttgatttgtccatgtgatttttttttaatctgagGAAAGAGAAACGAATTTCTTAGATAGTTTTCTTAAGCTATGTGGCAATATATTAAGTataaaattacaaaagaatTTTATTTATATAGAGAAAAATCCCCTAAGAGTAATATAGGATTATCAATGGGAATATTTTGCTTACATCAGCAAATTGAGGCCAAACTATTTTCTAAGGGAGGTTTACATAATTTTGTAAACCTAGAGGGTACTTCCTGCAATCATCATAAGCCTCAGGGGATGTTTGTGATATTATCCCTTATTTTTTAAGGAAGAGAATTGTCGGGTTGACTACGTTGTTGTTTTTACGGCGGTGGACTCCAACCGAATCCCAAAAGATTTGTTTGAAAAATCGGTAACCTAAGAAGTAGTCAACCGTCAGTGGATTAGAGAATTGAGCAGGTTGTTCAACTGTGACTTTTGAGGAAAGCATAGAAGTAAAGGAGTTGAATAATTCATAAAACAGCTGTTGATTAAAGAATAGTTGCTATAGCAGGAGGAGATCTCATGGGTCATCAAACCGTGTTTCGTTCCAAAGTTCATTCAAATTCTATCATTTGCCCCACAAAATAGTGAAACCGAATGCAGCTTATGAACTTGTTAATTGATGATAAAGAGGAAGagcttcaaaccagaaaaacaagGCTTTATCAAGCAGCCATGAACGGAACAGTCTCAATTCTATCACAAATCCTTCAAGAAGATCCTCTAATTCTCAATTCATTCCCCGTATCTTCTTCTTCCATGCTTGAAACTCCTTTACACGTAGCTTCCCTTCTGGGTCGGCTAGAAATCACGAAAGGATTCTTGACCCAGAAGCCCGAGCTCGCTAAATCACTGAATTCTAGGGGTTCCTCACCTCTGCACTTGGCTGCGGCAAAAGGATATGTGGAGATAGTGAAAGAGTTGGTCTTGGTGAACCCAGACATGTGTTTTGTGTTGGATCATGATGGGCGGAGCCCTCTTCATTTAGCTGTGATTAAAGGCCGGGTTGAAGTTTTGACTGAGTTGATCAGAGCTAAGCCGGAGGCGGCTTGGGTTTTGACTGGTAGAGGGGAGACTTGTCTGCATCTGTGTGTGAATTATAATCGGTTTGAGGTGTTGAAGGTTTTGGTTGAAAGATTGAAGAAAGAGATTGATCAGTTTGTCAACTGGAAAGATCAGAATGGGAATACCATTCTCCATCTTGCCGTGGCCAAAAAGCAGATTGAGGTAAGCTTGTGGTTTGGGAAATAGTCGCTAAAATCTGATATGGCGTTAATCCTGCCCTATGTTTGGTAAAATGCAGATTGTGTTCTGGAGCTAGGGTTGGGTAGTGGTTCTTGGTGTTTgtaatttttgatttattgctGGCGTTTAAGTAGCCTGCTCAGCTATTTTTGAGTAACCATTTTAGCTTTCTAACTCAAGATTGTGTAAAATGACTGCTGATGGTAAACGGGATTAGTATATGAAGATACTACATGGAAGGCTATTCCAAATTTGGTCTTATCACCTGGAGGCCAAAAATGTTGGATGTATCAGTAATCTTTCTTTAGCCGTTTAAAGGGCGGGAAAACATTTGTAATTGTAGAATGCAGTCTGcaaatacaaaattttttacCAAACAAATGCCTTCACTACTGCCAGCAACCAGTTAACAATTCTGGTTCGTTTAAGGCTGCTCGATGTGATATTGGCAGTCAGACTAGTTTAAAAATCTGCCATCATTTCTTTCTCTTAGTTTGTGATCAACAATTTTCATTATTCTCACTAGATTCTTTTCCTTCTATTATTCTTCTTTCTGGAAACTGTTTTGTTAGTTGCTGCTGGTTTTGTTCCTTAGTACTAATATGCATTTTGCTGAATGCATAAAAAATATATGTTGTAATATGGTGGTAACAGGCTGAATAACGATTTCTCTGCAGATCATCAAATATTTGCTGATCAATACAGAAATTGATGTTCATGCTCGAAACGTTCTTGGTTTAACTGCTCTGGATGTCTTGCTACAAAGCCAAGAAGACTTGAGAAACATGGACATTAAACAATGTCTTGAACACGGTAGTTCTTCATATATCAAACACACACCCTTAAGGGTACCAGTGGCAGATGCAGCCAGAACTACTTCATCGATTGCCAGGTTGCAGAATTTGCCGACTATCAGCAAAAACAAGCAGCCCAACAAGCATAAACAAACAGACTGGCTAGCTAAGATGCGAAGCGCATTAATGGTTGTAGCATCATTGGTTGCTACTGTGGCCTTTCAAGCCGGACTATCCCCTCCTGGGGGTGTATGGGCCAGCGATTATGTTGTAGATTCCAATGGCAACCAAGTGGAAAACCCACATTATGCAGGTCAATCAGTAATGGCAAGTAATCTCCATCAAGCATATGGTCAATTTTTGATCTTCAACACCATATCTTTCCTTGCTTCCTTGAGCATAATCCTATTACAGGTTAGTGGATTGCCTCTAAGACGACATCGGTGGATGTGGACTCAACTGGTCATAATGTGGATTGCCATCAGTACTCAAAGCATAACGTACTTCATTAGTTTTGTTAATTTGAGTCCTGGTCGTCTGAAAGGCACCCTCAGCCATGTGACTTGGATTTCAGTTCTAGTATGGTTCTGTCTTATGGGAGTTGTATTCATCAGTAACGTCGTTAGAGGGGTTCTCCATGTGCTTAGAAAGAAAGGATATGTTAAGGAAAAAGAGAGGGAACCTACAATTGCAGAAGAGGAGAATGATGAGCTATAATGATGAAGCTCATCATTTAGGTAATATTTAATAGTACTAGTGATCAGTATAAGAACTGTTTCGGGAGCAAGTAACTGAAAAATGTTGTAATAATATTGAATAACACTAACCCACTCGTCCCGTGTCATATATGGTTCTGGGACTAAATTACAAAAACTGTTCATCTAAGTTTcctcttgtttctttttcttaaacATTTGTTTGAATTGCTTTACCAATCGCAGACTCCCAGTTTTTTGGTAGAAAGTATCCTGTTAAACATGCATATGCTATATAGTTGAAGGCAAATTTCCTACTTGTCCTAAAAAGTTCGAAAATTGTATTAAAAAAGCTTCTAATACTCAGCGGGTCCTCCTCGCTCCCCTAAACGTCTTGCCCTAGTATTTCAACTGACGTTTCTCTGATGCTGCCTTCAGTGATACGTAAACGTCCGGCATATTTACCGGGAAAGAAATGTGTCCTTGCCTTCAGTGATACGTAAACGTACGTCTTAAAAGAAAATTCTATGGGCTTTATAAAGTCTTGAGATTACCATAAGTTAACCAGGACTGCCACCCCATATTGTAGTATCAATACCACTTTTTATCAGTTAATTCATGAAGATCCACTTGCTCTTGATAAAGCTGCTTTGAAGTTTGAGGATAAGAATCCTCTTCACATAGCAGCAATACAGGGCCATGTAGATTTTGTAAAAGCAATCTTACAAGTTAAATCTGCTCATTTTATGTGTTGGACTCGTGATCGAGATGGTAGAAACCCTTTACATCTTGCTGCCATGTATGGCAGAGTGGCAGTCTTGCAAGTGCTAATTCATGCCGGATTTCGCGCAGCTCTGGAGAAGACAGACGGCGGGGGAACCATTTTACACCTCTGCATCAAATACAATCAGCTGGAAGCATTGAAGATAATGGTTGGCAAATTAAAAGATCCAGAGTTCGTGAATGCCAAAAATGAAGATGGCATGACCATATTGCACCTGGCCGTGTACTATGAGCAACATGAGgtacaagtcccaaatcatgtTGGCttagtttgaaacaaaaattggcattaaattttaaaaaaaaactttttccaAGAATTGTCCAGCACTAACAAGTAGCAAATCATCTTGGCTTAGTTGAATTGGGATACAGTCTTATCGGGTGCAAAAATTTTAACAGAGTGATTCcgattaaaaattttttgcGGTTCTACAGAGGGCCAAAGGCCCTTTACAAAGAAATTAGACTAGGAGTAGCTAGTCCTATAAAATCATTTGCTTAACACATTCTTAAGTACATCTGGGGGTTCTCTAAACACTTTCAGCCCTGGCTCCAAGCCCTGACTCAGTCTAGCTAGACAGTCTGCACTTGCATTGCCTTCCCTCCAGACATGCTTGACCTCAAAATCCCAGCCTTTATCCATCCTGCTTCTAATAAGTTTGATGAGGTTTAGGCGTGAGATATTCTCTCTGTAATTCATCAGTTCCAAATTTGGTAAATGCAGACCATCAAATACTTGCTAGTTAACGCTGGAGTAGAGGTGAacatcaagaatgcaaacgggAAAACGGTGTTAGACCTTTTGTTTGGGCAGGGAGTCACCAAaagttcagaaatttcaaggTCTCTTCAGGAGGCTGGTGCCTTGAAAGCCAAGGATATTCACTCCCTATTGACGACCGGAAGCTCAAGCAGCTAGAGTGGTTCGACAAAAGCAGAGAAGCACTAATGGTGGTGGCCATACTTATTGCAACCATGGCTTTTCAAGATGGGATAAGCCCTCCAGGAGGTGTGTGGCAAGATGACTTGTTAGAAGGACCAAATC from Coffea eugenioides isolate CCC68of chromosome 8, Ceug_1.0, whole genome shotgun sequence encodes the following:
- the LOC113779407 gene encoding uncharacterized protein LOC113779407, yielding MQLMNLLIDDKEEELQTRKTRLYQAAMNGTVSILSQILQEDPLILNSFPVSSSSMLETPLHVASLLGRLEITKGFLTQKPELAKSLNSRGSSPLHLAAAKGYVEIVKELVLVNPDMCFVLDHDGRSPLHLAVIKGRVEVLTELIRAKPEAAWVLTGRGETCLHLCVNYNRFEVLKVLVERLKKEIDQFVNWKDQNGNTILHLAVAKKQIEIIKYLLINTEIDVHARNVLGLTALDVLLQSQEDLRNMDIKQCLEHGSSSYIKHTPLRVPVADAARTTSSIARLQNLPTISKNKQPNKHKQTDWLAKMRSALMVVASLVATVAFQAGLSPPGGVWASDYVVDSNGNQVENPHYAGQSVMASNLHQAYGQFLIFNTISFLASLSIILLQVSGLPLRRHRWMWTQLVIMWIAISTQSITYFISFVNLSPGRLKGTLSHVTWISVLVWFCLMGVVFISNVVRGVLHVLRKKGYVKEKEREPTIAEEENDETATPYCSINTTFYQLIHEDPLALDKAALKFEDKNPLHIAAIQGHVDFVKAILQVKSAHFMCWTRDRDGRNPLHLAAMYGRVAVLQVLIHAGFRAALEKTDGGGTILHLCIKYNQLEALKIMVGKLKDPEFVNAKNEDGMTILHLAVYYEQHETCLTSKSQPLSILLLISLMRFRRSHQKFRNFKVSSGGWCLESQGYSLPIDDRKLKQLEWFDKSREALMVVAILIATMAFQDGISPPGGVWQDDLLEGPNPHTIGEAVMAQKHPKYYWLLIRTNTIAFVSSLSTIILLIRGSSIPSKYFMPLLAFVMWLAIATIAIPYAIALVTVAPKGARGRQLGNTSDILVILLMVWSGWMVATLYEINALFKKWLKIRRMDSRSYLFSDFGSQVLSRLSLRAPRPNGRVTPPTPTPQP